One window of Myripristis murdjan chromosome 8, fMyrMur1.1, whole genome shotgun sequence genomic DNA carries:
- the syce2 gene encoding synaptonemal complex central element protein 2 isoform X1, with protein sequence MALCFPGKSAPSCQSTPKPGHHLLLTPAERPTTGQDVMNQSIPAEGTLTFVTPDDSHRQHSVDSSAFLNVSSISERDNVPMSEMPAEGDAEAQCSSPVSSSIEEIGKRAQDLIERINQSRAMDQEIMADFESKLISKVNEVCQQVKEQMFTSYEEHSCGMEASLQELSEVLERSSQLSSDLQEVSHTLSAINTGLLQTPGP encoded by the exons ATGGCACTGTGTTTCCCAGGGAAATCTGCTCCAAGCTGCCAGTCCACCCCCAAACCCGGGCACCACCTGCTGCTCACACCTGCTGAG CGTCCCACCACAGGACAGGATGTCATGAACCAGAGTATCCCAGCCGAGGGCACTCTGACATTTGTGACCCCTGATGACAGCCACAGGCAGCACAG TGTGGACTCAAGTGCCTTCCTGAACGTCTCCAGCATCAGTGAGAGAGATAATGTGCCGATGAGTGAGATGCCAGCTGAGGGGGACGCTGAGGCTCAGTGCTCCTCTCCTGTGAGTTCGAGTATTGAGGAAATTGGGAAAAGGGCACAGGACCTGATAGAGAGGATCAACCAGAGCCGGGCTATGGACCAAGAAATCATGGCCGACTTTGAGAGCAAACTGATTAGTAAG GTGAATGAAGTGTGTCAGCAGGTGAAGGAGCAGATGTTCACCAGCTATGAGGAGCACAGCTGCGGGATGGAGGCCAGTCTGCAGGAGCTGTCAGAGGTGCTAGAGAGGAGCAGTCAGCTGAGCTCGGACCTGCAGGAGGTCAGCCACACACTGTCAGCCATCAACACAGGTCTGCTGCAGACACCAGGGCcatga
- the syce2 gene encoding synaptonemal complex central element protein 2 isoform X2, whose product MNQSIPAEGTLTFVTPDDSHRQHSVDSSAFLNVSSISERDNVPMSEMPAEGDAEAQCSSPVSSSIEEIGKRAQDLIERINQSRAMDQEIMADFESKLISKVNEVCQQVKEQMFTSYEEHSCGMEASLQELSEVLERSSQLSSDLQEVSHTLSAINTGLLQTPGP is encoded by the exons ATGAACCAGAGTATCCCAGCCGAGGGCACTCTGACATTTGTGACCCCTGATGACAGCCACAGGCAGCACAG TGTGGACTCAAGTGCCTTCCTGAACGTCTCCAGCATCAGTGAGAGAGATAATGTGCCGATGAGTGAGATGCCAGCTGAGGGGGACGCTGAGGCTCAGTGCTCCTCTCCTGTGAGTTCGAGTATTGAGGAAATTGGGAAAAGGGCACAGGACCTGATAGAGAGGATCAACCAGAGCCGGGCTATGGACCAAGAAATCATGGCCGACTTTGAGAGCAAACTGATTAGTAAG GTGAATGAAGTGTGTCAGCAGGTGAAGGAGCAGATGTTCACCAGCTATGAGGAGCACAGCTGCGGGATGGAGGCCAGTCTGCAGGAGCTGTCAGAGGTGCTAGAGAGGAGCAGTCAGCTGAGCTCGGACCTGCAGGAGGTCAGCCACACACTGTCAGCCATCAACACAGGTCTGCTGCAGACACCAGGGCcatga
- the gcdhb gene encoding glutaryl-CoA dehydrogenase b, whose translation MALRSAACRLLVNPQRCAIISASRAQGTAAPARLDAEKTEQKSKAPKVQFNWRDALELEGQLTEEEVMIRDSFRTYCQEKLMPRILMANRNEVFHREIVSEMGELGVLGPTIKGYGCAGTSYVAYGLIAREVERVDSGYRSVMSVQSSLVMHPINAYGTEEQKQKYLPRLARGEILGCFGLTEPNHGSDPGGMETRAKYNPSSRTYTLTGSKTWITNSPVADIAVVWAKCEDGKVRGFILERGMKGLSTPKIEGKFSLRASATGMILMDEVEVPEENLLPKATGLGGPFGCLNNARYGIAWGALGAAEFCFHAARQYTLDRIQFGVPLARNQLMQKKMADMLTEITIGLQSCLQLGRLIDEKKAAPEMISMLKRNSCGKALDIARQARDMLGGNGIADEYHIIRHVMNLEAVNTYEGTHDIHALILGRAITGLQSFTVGK comes from the exons ATGGCATTGAGAAGTGCTGCATGCCGTCTGCTGGTCAACCCTCAGAGATGTGCCATCATCTCAGCCTCCAGAGCACAGGGAACTGCAGCACCTGCTAGACTTG ATGCAGAGAAGACTGAGCAGAAGTCCAAAGCAC CCAAGGTCCAGTTCAACTGGCGTGATGCCCTGGAATTGGAGGGTCAGCTGACTGAGGAAGAGGTCATGATCAGAGACTCCTTCCGGACCTACTGCCAGGAGAAACTCATGCCCCGCATTCTGATGGCAAACAGAAATGAAG TGTTCCACAGAGAGATTGTGTCAGAGATGGGTGAGCTGGGTGTCTTGGGCCCAACCATCAAAG GTTATGGCTGTGCTGGGACAAGCTATGTGGCCTATGGCTTGATTGCAAGAGAAGTAGAGAGAGTGGACAGTGGCTACCGATCTGTCATGAGTGTGCAGTCCTCACTGGTCATGCACCCCATCAATGCATACGGCACAGAggagcagaaacagaaataccTTCCCAGGCTGG CTCGTGGGGAGATTCTGGGCTGCTTTGGCTTGACGGAGCCGAACCACGGTAGTGACCCCGGCGGCATGGAAACAAGAGCCAAGTACAATCCATCCAGTCGCACCTACACTCTCACTGGCTCAAAGACCTG GATTACCAATTCTCCAGTAGCGGATATTGCTGTAGTCTGGGCCAAATGTGAGGATGGGAAAGTTCGTGGCTTCATCCTGGAGCGTGGCATGAAGGGTCTCTCCACACCTAAGATTGAGGGAAAGTTCTCCCTGAGGGCGTCTGCCACTGGTATGATCCTCATGGATGAGGTGGAGGTTCCTGAGGAGAACCTGCTGCCTAAAGCAACAGGCCTAGGG GGTCCTTTTGGCTGCTTGAACAACGCCCGGTACGGTATCGCATGGGGCGCTCTGGGTGCTGCAGAGTTCTGTTTCCACGCTGCTCGTCAGTACACACTAGACAG AATCCAGTTTGGTGTGCCACTGGCCAGGAATCAGCTGATGCAGAAGAAAATGGCTGACATGCTGACAGAGATCACCATTGGGCTACAGTCCTGTCTGCAACTGGGAAGACTCATCGATGAGAAGAA AGCAGCCCCAGAAATGATCTCCATGCTGAAGAGGAACAGCTGTGGAAAAGCCCTGGACATCGCCAGGCAGGCCAGAGACATGCTGGGAGGAAACGGAATTGCTGATGAGTACCACATCATCCGTCATGTCATGAACCTGGAAGCTGTCAACACTTACGAAG GTACCCATGATATCCATGCTTTGATCCTGGGCAGAGCCATCACCGGATTGCAGTCTTTCACCGTGGGCAAATAG